The proteins below come from a single Mya arenaria isolate MELC-2E11 chromosome 6, ASM2691426v1 genomic window:
- the LOC128236736 gene encoding synaptotagmin-6-like isoform X3 translates to MELASTLDKLKRKCLRRAHTEVQSDVQITKEHQRVQPRSTSISSRGSISTVSRASIRSDPLTGTEDTSSISARSDTSVDSYVFDPSFGAIRPDLYPRKDAVLQQSSLDRCYGRLHIRLKYDFRTSDLVAHLIEAQDLPPSERVEADVSAGDPYIRVSLEPTVDERVRQSSVKRKTANPFYNEYFKFPTTYDDIKESTLVFSVFDYDKFSRHKHVGEVRVDLSRVETSNSVEMWCDVQKQQPEVAEIGEILLSLSYLPTAERLTVVVMKAKELRVPTTTTSSDPFVRITLVVEGKKVKRKKTSVKKGTHNPVWNEALSFNIPAELLPKIVLECHVVHNDLIGHGEFVGSCAIGPARPGGEGKHWNDMMQNQRKSMAMWHPLHR, encoded by the exons GATGTGCAGATCACGAAGGAGCATCAGCGCGTTCAGCCGCGGTCGACGTCTATCTCGTCCCGTGGTTCCATCTCCACGGTGTCACGTGCCAGCATCCGGAGCGACCCGCTCACAGGGACTGAAGACACGAGCAGCATCAGCGCTCGTAGCGACACCAGCGTGGACAGCTATGTGTTCGATCCGTCCTTTG GTGCTATCCGCCCGGACCTGTACCCCCGGAAGGACGCGGTGCTACAGCAGTCCTCCTTGGACCGATGTTACGGCCGTCTTCACATCCGCCTGAAGTACGACTTCCGGACCTCAGACCTCGTCGCCCACCTAATTGAAG CCCAGGACCTACCGCCGTCGGAGCGCGTGGAGGCGGACGTGAGCGCCGGTGACCCCTACATCCGGGTGAGCCTGGAGCCGACCGTGGACGAGCGGGTCCGCCAGTCATCCGTCAAGCGAAAGACGGCCAACCCCTTCTACAATGAGTACTTCAAGTTTCCAACCACATATGATGACATCAAG GAGTCGACTTTGGTGTTCTCAGTGTTTGACTATGACAAGTTTTCCCGCCACAAGCACGTCGGGGAGGTTCGGGTGGACCTATCCCGGGTAGAAACCTCCAACAGCGTCGAGATGTGGTGTGACGTCCAAAAACAACAACCG GAGGTGGCTGAGATTGGCGAGATCCTGTTGTCCCTAAGTTACCTGCCCACGGCGGAGCGGCTCACTGTGGTCGTGATGAAGGCCAAAGAACTCCGAGTGCCCACAACCACAACATCATCAG atCCCTTCGTGCGGATCACACTCGTTGTGGAGGGCAAGAAGGTGAAGCGAAAGAAGACGAGCGTGAAGAAGGGTACGCACAACCCGGTCTGGAACGAGGCTCTGTCCTTCAACATCCCCGCCGAGCTCCTCCCTAAGATCGTCCTCGAGTGTCACGTGGTGCACAATGACCTCATAG GTCACGGTGAGTTTGTGGGCAGCTGTGCCATTGGTCCGGCGCGGCCGGGCGGCGAGGGGAAACACTGGAACGACATGATGCAAAACCAGCGAAAGTCGATGGCCATGTGGCACCCGCTCCACAGATAG
- the LOC128236736 gene encoding synaptotagmin-10-like isoform X2: MGLCLARLFFREAGGLHGIRTRRVGHRAVSYITPDVQITKEHQRVQPRSTSISSRGSISTVSRASIRSDPLTGTEDTSSISARSDTSVDSYVFDPSFGAIRPDLYPRKDAVLQQSSLDRCYGRLHIRLKYDFRTSDLVAHLIEAQDLPPSERVEADVSAGDPYIRVSLEPTVDERVRQSSVKRKTANPFYNEYFKFPTTYDDIKESTLVFSVFDYDKFSRHKHVGEVRVDLSRVETSNSVEMWCDVQKQQPEVAEIGEILLSLSYLPTAERLTVVVMKAKELRVPTTTTSSDPFVRITLVVEGKKVKRKKTSVKKGTHNPVWNEALSFNIPAELLPKIVLECHVVHNDLIGHGEFVGSCAIGPARPGGEGKHWNDMMQNQRKSMAMWHPLHR; the protein is encoded by the exons GATGTGCAGATCACGAAGGAGCATCAGCGCGTTCAGCCGCGGTCGACGTCTATCTCGTCCCGTGGTTCCATCTCCACGGTGTCACGTGCCAGCATCCGGAGCGACCCGCTCACAGGGACTGAAGACACGAGCAGCATCAGCGCTCGTAGCGACACCAGCGTGGACAGCTATGTGTTCGATCCGTCCTTTG GTGCTATCCGCCCGGACCTGTACCCCCGGAAGGACGCGGTGCTACAGCAGTCCTCCTTGGACCGATGTTACGGCCGTCTTCACATCCGCCTGAAGTACGACTTCCGGACCTCAGACCTCGTCGCCCACCTAATTGAAG CCCAGGACCTACCGCCGTCGGAGCGCGTGGAGGCGGACGTGAGCGCCGGTGACCCCTACATCCGGGTGAGCCTGGAGCCGACCGTGGACGAGCGGGTCCGCCAGTCATCCGTCAAGCGAAAGACGGCCAACCCCTTCTACAATGAGTACTTCAAGTTTCCAACCACATATGATGACATCAAG GAGTCGACTTTGGTGTTCTCAGTGTTTGACTATGACAAGTTTTCCCGCCACAAGCACGTCGGGGAGGTTCGGGTGGACCTATCCCGGGTAGAAACCTCCAACAGCGTCGAGATGTGGTGTGACGTCCAAAAACAACAACCG GAGGTGGCTGAGATTGGCGAGATCCTGTTGTCCCTAAGTTACCTGCCCACGGCGGAGCGGCTCACTGTGGTCGTGATGAAGGCCAAAGAACTCCGAGTGCCCACAACCACAACATCATCAG atCCCTTCGTGCGGATCACACTCGTTGTGGAGGGCAAGAAGGTGAAGCGAAAGAAGACGAGCGTGAAGAAGGGTACGCACAACCCGGTCTGGAACGAGGCTCTGTCCTTCAACATCCCCGCCGAGCTCCTCCCTAAGATCGTCCTCGAGTGTCACGTGGTGCACAATGACCTCATAG GTCACGGTGAGTTTGTGGGCAGCTGTGCCATTGGTCCGGCGCGGCCGGGCGGCGAGGGGAAACACTGGAACGACATGATGCAAAACCAGCGAAAGTCGATGGCCATGTGGCACCCGCTCCACAGATAG